The window AGTGCTGATTGCAAGTTTATCAGCAATTTCCTGGAATGTCATTCCATCGGCTTTAAATAAAAGAATCCTGGCACGATCCACGACTTGTGCCTGAATGGTTCTCTTTTTTGATAATGATTTAAGGTAATTCCTGTCTTCATCTGACAGAGGAAGATATGTTTTTCTCAT is drawn from Pseudodesulfovibrio sp. JC047 and contains these coding sequences:
- a CDS encoding helix-turn-helix domain-containing protein, with the translated sequence MRKTYLPLSDEDRNYLKSLSKKRTIQAQVVDRARILLFKADGMTFQEIADKLAISTATVRLCVSKFHKGGVDAALFDVQRPGRPSEITDDAKAWMISIACQR